A single genomic interval of Helianthus annuus cultivar XRQ/B chromosome 13, HanXRQr2.0-SUNRISE, whole genome shotgun sequence harbors:
- the LOC110900964 gene encoding leucine-rich repeat extensin-like protein 6, with translation MGGPSNAVSEVDSAPVTPAPPPPPMGYENPIPAYPDTTGYNPFKPQAYSGYNYHAPVVDPYVEAANFNDVYPSPFPLAYPTGYPAYGYQYPPPPQPQQQQPPQPPLQQPQQQEILQRLHEVEQRVEERDRSHNKFLKGLTNFI, from the coding sequence atgggcgGGCCTTCAAACGCTGTTTCAGAAGTTGACTCGGCACCAGTCACtcctgcaccaccaccaccacccatggGTTATGAAAACCCAATCCCTGCTTACCCAGATACAACTGGGTACAACCCGTTTAAGCCCCAAGCTTACTCGGGTTATAACTATCATGCACCTGTTGTCGACCCATACGTTGAGGCAGCAAACTTTAATGATGTCTACCCCTCACCTTTTCCACTCGCGTACCCAACTGGGTACCCTGCTTATGGGTATCAATACCCGCCACCTCCAcaacctcagcagcagcagccaccgcAACCTCCACTTCAACAACCGCAGCAACAAGAAATTCTCCAAAGGTTGCATGAGGTGGAACAAAGAGTGGAAGAAAGGGATAGAAGCCACAACAAGTTTCTTAAGGGTTTGACGAACTTCATCTAA